A single Hippopotamus amphibius kiboko isolate mHipAmp2 chromosome 5, mHipAmp2.hap2, whole genome shotgun sequence DNA region contains:
- the OTUD6B gene encoding deubiquitinase OTUD6B, protein MEAVLTEALDEEEQLVRRHRKEKKELQAKIQGMKNAVPKNDKKRRKQLIEEVAKLEAEIEQKHKEELEQLKLTTKESKLDSVAVNISNLVLENQPLRISKAQKRRDKKAALEKEREERIAEAEIENLTGARHVESEKLAQILAARQLEIKQIPSDGHCMYRAIEDQLKEQDCALTVAALRCQTADYMQSHVEDFLPFLTNPNTGDMYTSEEFGKYCDDIINTAAWGGQLELRALSHILRTPIEVIQADSPPIVVGEEYPKNPLILVYMRHAYGLGEHYNSVKRLVNTFY, encoded by the exons ATGGAGGCAGTCTTGACGGAGGCGCTTGATGAGGAGGAACAGCTGGTGAGACGGCATCGCAAAGAGAAGAAGGAGTTGCAAG CCAAAATTCAGGGTATGAAGAATGCTGTTCCCAAGAATGACAAAAAGAGGAGGAAGCAACTTATTGAAGAAGTTGCTAAGTTAGAAGCAGAAATTGAACAGAAGCATAAAGAAGAGCTGGAGCAATTGAAGCTGACCACTAAGGAGAGTAAA TTAGATTCTGTTGCTGTTAATATTTCAAACTTGGTTCTTGAGAATCAGCCGCTTCGGATATCAAAAGCACAAAAGAGACGG GACAAAAAAGCTGCATTGGAAAAGGAGCGGGAAGAAAGGATAGCTGAAGCTGAAATTGAAAACTTAACTGGAGCTAGACATGTAGAAAGTGAAAAACTTGCTCAAATATTGGCAGCTAGACAGTTGGAAATTAAACAGATTCCATCTGATGGCCACTGTATGTATAGAGCCATTGAAGATCAACTGAAAGAACAGGACTGTGCTCTGACTGTGGCTGCCTTAAGATGTCAAACTGCTGACTATATGCAAAGCCATGTAGAAGACTTTCTGCCATTTTTAACAAATCCTAATACAGGAGATATGTATACTTCAG AAGAGTTTGGAAAGTACTGTGATGATATCATAAACACAGCTGCATGGGGAGGTCAGCTTGAG ctaAGAGCCCTGTCTCACATTTTACGAACACCAATAGAGGTAATACAGGCAGATTCTCCTCCTATTGTAGTTGGTGAAGAATATCCAAAGAACCCATTAATACTTGT ttatatgAGACATGCATATGGCTTAGGAGAACACTACAATTCTGTTAAACGGTTGGTGAACACATTCTACTGA